From Natator depressus isolate rNatDep1 chromosome 7, rNatDep2.hap1, whole genome shotgun sequence, the proteins below share one genomic window:
- the LRIT2 gene encoding leucine-rich repeat, immunoglobulin-like domain and transmembrane domain-containing protein 2, which yields MDPICCVIFLLLAFYRINPALSYCVVGCSCSSDSFGRSVLCMSTSLRKIPGDIPQDIRKIRIENSHLTELPRGSFSNASALQYLWLNFNNITVMHLKSLEYLKDLTELRLQGNKLSSVPWTTFQDTPALKILDLKHNRLDVLPEHALRYLPNLTYLDLSSNQLTVISRDVFYNWPVYQKTQQSERKMEAISNAVLALHDNPWICDCRLRGFVQFIKSVSPPVILMNSYLTCSSPKFRAGKFFHEVELNSCMKPLTSSLDTNLTVHVGSNVTMACLVQGSPSPAVWWTYGLKHLRAFTVSTTHISEDTMKSELVIPSAHLMDEGNYTCTAANFIGNTSTIISLKIQAPRMVASSSSFSSSVSEENAYVDVRIAKQTVYGITLEWYAVTENPGETWYTLHFGKYDDSKKEMIYIGPGTNTYSVNDLLPATKYEVCVTLRNQTPRKGQCIVFVTGSDISELEQREKLIHIIIIVCAMVLAVPAGMYACTTETRLNCMEKCAGFCHKNCKGQKNLRAGNKENTFDSLPTGSEEGLCYRDSSEDKRKPRSPEDKEKPDKHKPNHRNSADLY from the exons ATGGACCCCATTTGTTGTGTCATTTTTCTTCTTCTGGCCTTTTACAGGATAAACCCAGCTCTTTCTTATTGTGTTGTAGGATGCTCCTGCTCCAGCGATAGCTTTGGAAG GAGTGTGCTGTGCATGTCTACATCCCTGAGAAAGATACCTGGAGACATCCCTCAAGACATCAGAAAAATTAGAATAGAAAACTCTCATCTAACAGAACTGCCTCGTGGGTCATTCTCCAATGCCAGTGCCTTGCAATACCTTTGGCTGAATTTTAATAATATCACAGTTATGCACCTAAAGAGCTTAGAATACCTGAAGGATCTGACAGAGCTGAGATTGCAGGGAAACAAGTTAAGTTCAGTTCCATGGACAACATTTCAAGATACTccagctttaaaaatattggaTCTAAAGCACAATAGACTAGATGTTCTTCCAGAGCATGCACTCAGGTATCTGCCCAATCTGACCTACTTAGACTTATCCTCAAATCAGCTTACTGTCATATCCAGAGATGTCTTCTATAATTGGCCTGTGTACCAGAAAACCCAGCAGTCTGAGAGGAAGATGGAAGCTATTTCCAATGCTGTCCTGGCTTTACATGATAACCCATGGATCTGTGACTGTCGCCTTAGGGGATTTGTCCAGTTTATCAAATCTGTTAGCCCACCAGTTATTCTGATGAATTCTTATTTAACTTGTTCAAGCCCTAAATTTAGGGCAGGGAAGTTCTTTCATGAAGTAGAGCTCAACAGTTGCATGAAGCCATTAACGTCATCCCTTGACACCAACCTGACTGTACATGTGGGATCGAATGTTACTATGGCCTGCTTGGTACAgggcagcccctccccagcagtctGGTGGACCTATGGCCTAAAACATTTAAGGGCATTTACTG TGTCCACTACACACATCAGTGAAGATACAATGAAATCAGAGCTGGTGATTCCTTCAGCTCACCTTATGGATGAGGGCAATTACACCTGCACGGCTGCCAACTTCATTGGCAATACTTCTACTATAATCTCCCTGAAAATCCAGGCTCCCAGAATGGTAGCTTCTTCCtcgtctttctcttcctctgtctcaGAAGAGAATGCCTATGTTGATGTGAGGATTGCCAAGCAGACAGTGTATGGGATTACGCTGGAGTGGTATGCAGTGACTGAGAATCCAGGAGAAACTTGGTACACCCTCCACTTTGGGAAGTATGACGACTCCAAGAAGGAGATGATTTACATTGGCCCGGGCACCAATACATATTCAGTCAACGACTTGCTCCCAGCTACCAAGTATGAGGTGTGTGTCACTTTAAGGAACCAGACACCCCGAAAGGGCCAATGCATTGTGTTTGTCACAGGCAGTGACATCAGtgaactggagcagagggagaagctCATCCATATCATCATCATTGTGTGTGCCATGGTGCTGGCAGTCCCCGCTGGGATGTATGCGTGCACCACGGAGACCCGGCTTAACTGCATGGAGAAATGCGCTGGATTCTGCCACAAGAATTGCAAAGGGCAGAAGAACCTGAGAGCAGGCAACAAAGAAAACACCTTTGACAGCTTGCCAACCGGCAGTGAGGAGGGGCTGTGTTACCGAGACTCCAGTGAAGACAAGAGAAAGCCAAGGTCTCCGGAGGACAAGGAGAAACCCGACAAACACAAACCTAATCACAGAAATAGCGCTGATCTCTATTAG